The following are encoded in a window of Chryseobacterium sp. genomic DNA:
- a CDS encoding winged helix-turn-helix transcriptional regulator, with translation MKNYRSLCPLARGLDVFGDKWTLLILRDIAFYGKTTFGELSRMEEGIASNTLAQRLEKLVNLELLTKTNSETNKLIYHYRITEKGLDLIPVLQNILQWSEKHLFERMN, from the coding sequence ATGAAGAATTACCGTTCGCTTTGCCCGCTGGCCAGGGGCCTTGATGTATTTGGAGACAAATGGACCCTGCTCATTCTGCGCGATATTGCATTTTACGGTAAGACAACCTTTGGCGAACTTTCCAGGATGGAAGAAGGAATTGCGTCCAATACTCTGGCACAACGGCTGGAGAAGCTGGTAAACCTGGAACTTCTGACCAAGACAAACAGTGAGACCAATAAGCTGATTTATCATTACCGCATCACAGAAAAAGGCCTTGACCTAATTCCTGTACTCCAGAATATCCTGCAGTGGAGCGAAAAGCATTTGTTCGAACGCATGAATTAG
- a CDS encoding 3-oxoadipyl-CoA thiolase, whose product MNREAYIIDGTRSAIGNFKGSLAPVRTDDLMASVIKGLMAKNPGLPADKIDDVIIGCANQAGEDNRNIARMSLLLAGLPVTVPGETVNRLCASGMSAVVQAMRAIRSGEGDVFIAGGVEGMSRAPFVLSKAEGSFATDQKMYDSSFGWRFINPEMAKLFGTEAMGKTAENLAEMYGISREEQDQFALNSQMKATKARESGRLAEEITDIVIPQRKGEPVVVNTDEFIKPNTSLEVLAKLKPAFVKENGSVTAGNASGLNDGAAAVLIASGQATLNYGLNPLARIVSSAVVGVEPRIMGIGPVEATKLALKRAGLTLEDIDLIELNEAFAAQSIACLKELGIANDDARVNVNGGAIALGHPLGMSGARITYSAALELNKTGKKYALATMCIGVGQGYAVILENVNV is encoded by the coding sequence ATGAATAGAGAAGCATATATAATAGACGGTACCCGAAGCGCGATCGGAAATTTCAAGGGCAGCCTTGCACCTGTTAGGACTGATGATTTAATGGCCTCCGTAATTAAAGGTTTAATGGCGAAAAATCCGGGGTTGCCGGCGGATAAAATTGACGATGTTATTATAGGCTGTGCCAATCAGGCAGGCGAGGACAACCGGAATATCGCCAGGATGTCACTGCTTTTAGCAGGCCTACCGGTTACAGTTCCGGGTGAAACCGTAAACAGGCTGTGTGCTTCCGGCATGAGTGCCGTGGTACAGGCGATGAGAGCCATACGTTCCGGTGAGGGTGATGTATTCATCGCTGGTGGTGTAGAAGGGATGTCGCGTGCCCCTTTTGTACTTTCAAAAGCTGAAGGTTCTTTTGCCACTGACCAGAAAATGTACGATTCCAGTTTCGGCTGGAGATTTATCAATCCGGAAATGGCTAAACTTTTCGGTACCGAAGCGATGGGTAAAACTGCTGAAAACCTGGCAGAAATGTATGGTATCTCCAGAGAAGAGCAGGACCAGTTTGCGCTGAATTCTCAGATGAAAGCCACTAAAGCGCGCGAAAGCGGAAGGTTGGCAGAAGAGATTACAGACATCGTAATTCCGCAGCGCAAAGGCGAACCTGTAGTTGTAAATACGGATGAATTCATCAAGCCCAATACCAGCCTTGAAGTTCTGGCCAAACTGAAACCTGCTTTTGTAAAAGAAAACGGTTCTGTGACCGCCGGAAATGCCTCCGGCCTGAATGATGGTGCTGCAGCGGTACTCATCGCTTCCGGCCAAGCTACCCTCAACTATGGCCTTAACCCACTGGCGAGAATTGTAAGTTCGGCCGTGGTAGGTGTGGAGCCGCGCATTATGGGAATTGGCCCCGTGGAGGCTACCAAACTGGCATTGAAAAGAGCGGGCCTGACCCTGGAAGACATTGACCTTATTGAACTGAATGAAGCTTTCGCTGCACAGAGCATTGCCTGCCTGAAGGAACTGGGAATCGCAAATGATGATGCAAGAGTGAACGTGAATGGAGGCGCCATCGCTCTGGGCCATCCCCTGGGCATGAGCGGAGCGCGGATCACCTACTCCGCGGCACTGGAACTAAACAAAACCGGCAAGAAATACGCACTGGCCACCATGTGTATCGGTGTTGGACAGGGGTATGCTGTAATACTGGAAAACGTAAATGTTTAA
- a CDS encoding FUSC family protein, with protein MTSFRYVRKEVFSPTSIYILRCITGFSAGYFLMLTFPRFDLFWALLSIVLVISPEGKDTARLSLERVKANLIGAFSSFLPVYLPFGTYYKVLAGIILAALLCRIFNLLSVARTAVVAIIIILIEKPNEGFMAPIDRFLSVLSGCVIGLLITLTTAYIIKLAYKRQLLIEYKLLR; from the coding sequence ATGACCAGCTTCAGGTACGTGAGAAAAGAGGTGTTTTCACCTACTTCAATCTATATCCTGCGGTGCATCACGGGCTTCAGCGCAGGATATTTTTTAATGCTTACTTTTCCACGTTTCGACCTTTTTTGGGCACTCCTTTCCATCGTGCTGGTTATATCGCCTGAAGGTAAAGATACAGCGAGGCTGTCATTAGAGAGGGTGAAAGCTAACCTGATTGGAGCCTTTTCAAGTTTTCTGCCTGTCTATCTTCCATTTGGCACTTATTACAAGGTTTTGGCAGGAATTATCCTGGCAGCCCTCCTGTGCCGCATTTTCAATCTCCTTTCTGTCGCCCGCACTGCCGTGGTTGCTATAATCATCATCCTAATTGAGAAGCCGAATGAAGGTTTCATGGCACCGATAGACCGATTCCTCAGCGTGCTTTCAGGCTGCGTTATTGGCCTTCTTATCACGCTGACAACAGCCTATATCATTAAGTTGGCGTACAAACGCCAGCTGCTCATTGAATATAAACTCTTAAGATAG
- a CDS encoding SDR family NAD(P)-dependent oxidoreductase: protein MKQSGTMTTDRKFTLITGGSSGIGAAFARELASRGHHLLIVALPDETLHAFGLEIRKHYAVDCYTLGVDLSEESAPAVVEEWVQTNGFCINILINNAGIGSKEIFGNLPPEFYRKQLMVNVVNTTIITRLLLNNLKTNGQSYILNMGSLGGFFCIPEKVSYVASKAFIHSFSNSLRCELKGSGVHVVLVCPGGVTSNPNSTQIISEMKGLARKSAFDPEKLARLTIDRMFRNDTTIIPGLLNRSFLHASRFVPPFLKSLVINRQFTRKSRYGA, encoded by the coding sequence ATGAAACAATCAGGAACGATGACTACAGACCGTAAATTCACACTGATAACGGGAGGCAGTTCAGGTATTGGTGCCGCCTTTGCCCGGGAACTCGCATCCCGCGGACATCATCTGCTGATTGTGGCACTTCCGGATGAAACACTTCATGCCTTCGGCCTGGAAATCCGGAAACATTATGCAGTAGACTGTTACACCTTGGGCGTGGACCTTTCCGAAGAAAGTGCACCTGCGGTGGTAGAAGAATGGGTACAGACAAATGGTTTCTGCATTAATATCCTCATTAATAATGCAGGCATAGGCTCAAAGGAAATATTTGGAAACCTGCCGCCAGAATTTTACAGGAAGCAACTGATGGTAAATGTGGTAAACACTACAATAATCACAAGACTGCTTCTAAACAATCTTAAAACCAATGGGCAGTCTTATATTTTAAACATGGGCAGTCTCGGTGGTTTCTTCTGCATTCCGGAGAAGGTAAGTTATGTAGCTTCCAAGGCTTTTATCCATTCCTTCAGCAATTCCCTGCGGTGCGAACTGAAGGGTTCGGGTGTACACGTGGTTCTGGTTTGTCCAGGTGGTGTTACAAGTAATCCTAATTCCACACAGATTATTTCTGAGATGAAGGGCCTGGCGCGAAAATCCGCCTTTGATCCTGAGAAACTGGCCAGGCTAACGATTGACCGCATGTTCCGAAACGATACAACAATAATCCCCGGATTGCTCAATAGGTCCTTTTTACATGCAAGCCGTTTTGTTCCGCCATTTCTGAAATCACTTGTCATTAACCGTCAGTTCACAAGGAAAAGCCGGTATGGCGCGTAA
- a CDS encoding SDR family oxidoreductase, whose protein sequence is MKIFMTGATGYIGSYIKSMLLEKGFTVHALCRNPNDLENHTNLVKFIGDITDPAAIAEAMQGCSRVYHLAAYAKPWAKDPEIYYRVNLEAVRHILDTAQNLGIGRIVFTSTAGVLGPSGNRPVRENDDRIGEVMNEYEDSKTQAEELCLRYVEERDMDIIIVNPPRIYGPGVDQESNSITRMLKLFAAGKWRIIPGDGEGIGSYVHVEDVARGHLLAMEHGRKGHRYLLSGDNLTYNEFFRIMKKITGKDHRLFKVPLPLMLLGGHLMVLREKLTGTPPAITPKWIRKYSYNYALDASKAQTELGYTYRNFEEGLKQTYETIRNDDYRP, encoded by the coding sequence ATGAAAATTTTCATGACCGGGGCTACCGGTTATATAGGTTCGTACATAAAATCAATGCTGCTGGAAAAAGGCTTCACAGTGCATGCACTCTGCAGGAATCCAAATGATTTGGAAAACCACACAAACCTTGTTAAATTTATAGGCGACATTACCGATCCTGCTGCTATAGCAGAGGCTATGCAAGGCTGTAGCCGAGTTTACCATCTGGCCGCCTACGCGAAACCGTGGGCAAAAGACCCGGAAATTTATTACAGAGTAAATCTGGAAGCGGTACGCCATATTCTGGACACAGCACAGAATCTGGGTATTGGGCGTATAGTTTTCACCTCCACAGCAGGGGTACTGGGTCCGTCGGGCAACCGGCCTGTCCGGGAAAATGATGACAGGATAGGTGAAGTGATGAACGAGTATGAAGACTCCAAAACGCAGGCAGAGGAATTGTGCCTCCGTTATGTGGAAGAGAGAGACATGGATATCATCATTGTAAATCCGCCCAGGATTTACGGTCCTGGTGTCGATCAGGAAAGTAATTCGATTACCAGAATGCTGAAACTATTCGCTGCAGGAAAATGGAGGATCATTCCCGGCGACGGTGAAGGCATTGGCAGCTATGTGCACGTGGAAGATGTGGCCAGAGGTCACCTATTGGCCATGGAACACGGCCGGAAAGGGCACCGCTACCTGCTGTCAGGTGATAACCTTACATATAACGAGTTTTTCAGAATTATGAAGAAAATAACAGGCAAGGATCACCGGCTTTTTAAGGTACCGCTTCCCCTCATGTTACTTGGTGGACACCTGATGGTATTACGTGAGAAACTAACAGGCACACCACCGGCAATAACACCGAAATGGATCAGGAAATACAGCTATAATTACGCACTCGACGCTTCAAAAGCGCAGACGGAACTGGGTTACACATACCGTAACTTTGAAGAAGGATTAAAACAAACCTATGAAACAATCAGGAACGATGACTACAGACCGTAA
- a CDS encoding glutamine--tRNA ligase/YqeY domain fusion protein → MDEEKKPLNFIEQIIEEDLANGLPKEKLRFRFPPEPNGYLHVGHTKAICINFGLGEKYNAPVNLRFDDTNPEKEEQEFVDAIKADIDWLGFKYDKELYASDYFDQLYEWAVQMIREGKAYVDEQSSEDITAQRKNPFEDGIESPFRNRPAEESLDLFARMKNGEFDEGAMSLRAKIDMKSPNMNMRDPVMYRILKRPHHRTGDKWKIYPMYDWAHGESDYIEQISHSLCSLEFENHRPLYDWYLDQVYEENTVRNKQREFARMNVSYMITSKRKLQRLVAENVVTGWDDARMPTISGMRRLGYTPASIRNFIERVGVAKRENLIDIQLLEFSVREDLNKVATRVMAVVDPVKLIIENYPEDGEEWLETENNPEQEDAGTRQVPFARELYIEREDFQEEANKKFFRLKLGGEVRLKSAYIIKAERVDKDENGEITTIYATYEPQSKSGSGTEESLRKVKGTLHWVSAKHALPIEVRIFDRLFTVPQPDAEKESDFMEFVNPDSLKIVEGFAEPSLKEAQTGQPYQFQRIGYFTKDRDSSAERLVFNRTVTLKDGYKPS, encoded by the coding sequence ATGGACGAAGAAAAAAAACCGCTGAACTTTATTGAGCAAATTATAGAAGAGGATCTGGCCAACGGTCTGCCGAAAGAAAAACTGAGGTTCCGCTTCCCGCCGGAACCCAACGGCTATCTGCACGTGGGACACACAAAAGCCATATGCATCAATTTCGGGTTGGGCGAAAAATACAATGCGCCCGTTAACCTTAGATTTGACGATACCAACCCGGAAAAAGAGGAACAGGAATTTGTAGATGCTATAAAGGCAGATATTGACTGGTTAGGATTTAAATACGATAAGGAACTTTATGCCTCAGATTATTTTGATCAGCTTTATGAGTGGGCTGTTCAGATGATCAGAGAGGGCAAGGCTTATGTGGATGAACAATCATCAGAGGATATTACTGCGCAGCGTAAAAATCCTTTTGAAGACGGAATAGAATCTCCGTTCCGCAACCGTCCGGCCGAAGAGAGCCTGGACCTTTTCGCGCGTATGAAAAACGGTGAGTTTGACGAAGGAGCCATGTCACTGCGCGCAAAGATCGATATGAAATCGCCCAATATGAATATGCGTGATCCCGTTATGTACCGCATCCTGAAGCGTCCGCACCACAGAACAGGTGATAAATGGAAAATTTATCCCATGTATGACTGGGCTCACGGTGAATCTGATTATATAGAACAGATCTCCCATTCACTGTGCTCACTGGAGTTCGAAAACCACCGGCCGCTCTATGATTGGTACCTGGATCAGGTTTATGAGGAAAATACGGTCCGGAACAAGCAGCGGGAGTTTGCACGTATGAATGTATCGTACATGATAACGTCAAAAAGAAAACTCCAGCGTTTGGTTGCTGAAAATGTGGTTACCGGTTGGGACGACGCACGGATGCCTACAATTTCGGGTATGCGCAGGCTGGGGTATACGCCGGCATCCATCAGGAATTTCATTGAAAGGGTGGGTGTGGCCAAAAGAGAGAACCTGATAGATATCCAACTTCTGGAATTTTCCGTACGTGAAGACCTTAATAAAGTTGCTACCCGCGTAATGGCCGTTGTTGATCCGGTGAAACTTATAATTGAAAATTATCCGGAAGACGGTGAAGAATGGCTGGAAACAGAAAACAATCCTGAGCAGGAAGATGCCGGCACACGCCAGGTACCTTTCGCCAGGGAATTATATATCGAACGCGAAGATTTTCAGGAAGAAGCCAATAAGAAATTCTTCAGGCTCAAGCTTGGAGGTGAAGTACGCTTAAAATCCGCTTATATCATAAAAGCTGAGCGTGTGGATAAAGATGAAAACGGCGAGATCACAACTATATACGCCACTTATGAACCGCAGAGTAAATCAGGTAGCGGCACTGAGGAAAGCCTTAGGAAAGTGAAGGGAACGCTTCACTGGGTGTCGGCGAAGCATGCTTTGCCAATTGAAGTCCGTATCTTCGACAGGCTGTTTACGGTGCCACAGCCGGATGCAGAAAAAGAATCGGATTTTATGGAATTCGTAAATCCTGACAGTCTTAAAATTGTAGAGGGTTTTGCGGAGCCGAGCCTCAAGGAGGCGCAGACGGGACAGCCATATCAGTTCCAGCGGATTGGATATTTCACCAAAGACAGAGATTCTTCGGCTGAACGACTGGTCTTCAACCGTACGGTTACCTTAAAGGACGGTTATAAACCTTCATAA